The Micromonospora rhizosphaerae sequence TCGGCCGCTACCTCGGCGTCGACCCCACCCTGGTCCGGGTGGTCTTCGCCCTCGCCACCCTGGCCACCGGCGGGCTCGCCGCGCTGGCGTACCCGATCATGTGGTTCCTGATGCCGGAGGAGCCCGCGGGCGCCCCCGCCTGGCCGCACCCGGCGGGCGCCGCGCCGCACGGCTGGCCGACGCCGCCCGCGAGCCCGCCCCAGGCCGCCGGACCGGCCGCGCAGCCGTGGCCTACCGCGCCCGCCGGACCGGCGGCGGCGCCGGAGGCGGCGAGCACGCCGGAGCCGACGCCCCGGCCGCAGCCTCAGCCGCCGACGGCCGGGTGAGCCGGCCTCACTCCCACTCGATGGTGCCCGGCGGCTTGCTGGTCACGTCCAGGACGACCCGGTTCACCTCGGCCACCTCGTTGGTGATCCGGGTGGAGATCCGGGCGATCACCTCGTAGGGCAGCCGGGACCAGTCGGCGGTCATGGCGTCCTCGCTGGAGACCGGGCGCAGCACCACGGGATGTCCGTAGCTGCGCTCGTCCCCCTGCACGCCGACGCTGCGCACGTCGGCCAGGAGCACCACCGGGAACTGCCAGACGCCCCGGTCGAGACCGGCGGCGCTCAGCTCCTCCCGGGCGATCAGGTCGGCCTTGCGGAGCAGGTCCAGCCGCTCCTTGTCGACCGCGCCGATGATCCGGATGGCCAGGCCGGGGCCGGGGAACGGGTGCCGCCAGACCATCGCCTCGGGCAGGCCCAGCTCCAGGCCGAGCTTGCGGACCTCGTCCTTGAAGAGCGTGCGCAGCGGCTCGACCAGGGCGAACTTCAGGTCCTCCGGCAGGCCGCCGACGTTGTGGTGGCTCTTGATGTTGGCGGTGCCGGTACCGCCGCCGGACTCCACCACGTCCGGGTAGAGGGTGCCCTGCACCAGGAACTCGACGTCGCCGTGCGAGGCGATCTCCCGGGCGGCGGCCTCGAAGACCCGGATGAACTCCCGGCCGATGACCTTGCGCTTCTGCTCGGGGTCGGTCACCCCGGCGAGCGCGCCGAGGAAGCGGTCCTGCGCGTCGACCACCTTGAGCTTGATCCCGGTGGCGGCGACGTAGTCCTTCTCCACCTGCTCGGCCTCGCCGGCGCGGAGCAGGCCGTGGTCGACGAAGACGCAGGTGAGCTGGTCACCGACGGCCTTGTGCACCAGCGCGGCGGCGACCGCGGAGTCGACCCCGCCCGAGAGGCCACAGATGACCTCCTTGTCGCCGACCTGCTCCCGGATCCGGGCCACCTGCTCCTCGATGATGTTCTCGGGGGTCCAGGTGGGCTCGATGCCGGCGATGTCGTAGAGGAAGCGGGTGAGCATCTCCTGGCCGTGCGCGGTGTGCCCGACCTCGGGGTGGAACTGCACCCCGGCCCGGCGGCCGGCCAGGTCCTCGAAGGCGGCGACCGGCGCGCCCGCCGACTCGGCGGTGACGGTGAAGCCCTCCGGGGCCTCGGTCACGCAGTCGCCGTGGCTCATCCACACCGGCAGGTCGTCCGGCAGTTCGCGGAGCAGCACCCCGGCCTCGGCGCGGGCGCGCAGGGGGGTGCCCCCGTACTCGCGGTTGCCGGTCCTCGCGACCGTGCCGCCGAGCGCCTGGGCCATCGCCTGGAAGCCGTAGCAGATGCCGAAGACCGGCACGTCCGCCGCGAACATCCCGGCGTCGATCTGGGGCGCGCCGGGCGCGTAGACGCTGGACGGCCCGCCGGAGAGGATGATCGCGGCCGGCTTCTTCGCCAGCATCTCGGCGACCGGCATCGAGTGCGGGACGATCTCCGAGTAGACCTTCGCCTCGCGCACCCGGCGCGCGATGAGCTGGGCGTACTGGGCTCCGAAGTCCACCACGAGGACGGGGCGAGGCGTGCTCATGTGCAGAAAGCCTACCGACCGTGACGCCCCGCCCGGCCGTTGCCCGGGCGGTGTCCGCGCCGGTGTTGCGCGGCTCACCCCCGCAGTGCACCGGGGGCGTCCGCCGGGACCGCCGGGTGGCGCGGGGAGACCGGCTCCAACCGCCGGTACGCCTCGCCGAGCGGCGGCCGGGGATCCGGTTCGCCCTTGTTCGGCCAGAAGGCCATGGCCCGTTCCGCCTGGGCAGTGATGGTCAGCGAGGGGTTCACCCCGAGGTTCGCCGAGACTGCGGCGCCGTCCACCACGTGCAGCCCCGGGTGCCCGTAGACCCGGTGGTACGGGTCGATCACCCCGTCGTCGGCGGTGGCCCCGATCACCGCCCCACCGAGGATGTGCGCGGTCATCGGGATGTTGAACGGCTCGGTGAGCGCACCGCCGGGCGTACCGCCGATCTCATCGGCGAGCAACCGGACCGCCTGGTTGCCGGCGGGGATCCAGGTCGGGTTCGGCGCGCCGTGGCCCGGGCCGGAGACCAGCCGCCGGCCGAACGGCCCCCGCCGCCAGCGGGTGGTGAGCGAGTTGTCCGCCGACTGCATCACCAGGGCGATCACGGTCCGCTCGGACCAGCCGCGGACGGAGAGCATCCGGGCGGCCAGCCCGGGCTGCCGGAGGATGCTGCCCAGCCAGCGCCGGACCCGGTGTGGGCCGCCGTCCACCAGCAGCGACTGGAGCAGCCCCATCGCGTTCGAGCCCCGGCCGTAGCGGACCGGTTCGATGTGGGTCTGCGGGTCGGGGTGGAACGAGCTGGTGATCGCCACCCCCTCGGTGAAGTCCAGCCCCCGCTGCCGGGCCTGCTGCCGCGGCACCGACGCGCCGAGGATGGCCTCGGAGTTGGTCCGGGTCAGCTCGCCGAGCCGGGACGAGAGCCCGGGCAGCGCGCCGGTCGCCTTCATCTCGTGCAGCAGCCGCTGGGTGCCGAGCGCGCCGGCCGCGAAGACCACCTGGTCGGCGTGGATCACCTGGCGCCGCCTGCGCAACCAGGCGCCGGTGCGCTCGGTGTGCACCTCGTATCCGCCATCGGCCGCGGAGCGGACCACGGTGGCGGTGGTGAGCGGGTGGACCTGGACGTCGAGCCGCTCGGCCAGCCAGAGGTAGTTCTTGACCAGAGTGTTCTTCGCGCCGTGCCGACAGCCGGTCATGCACGAGCCGCAGTGCGTGCAGCCGGTGCGCGCCGGCCCGACGCCGCCGAAGTACGGGTCGGGCACCCGCTCTCCGGGACGGCCGATGTGCACGCCGACCGGGGTGGCGTGGAAGGTGTGCCCGACCCCATCCGCTCGGCCACCGTGCGCATCGCCCGGTCCGCGCCGGTGGCGATCGGGTACGTGGTGACGCCGAGCATCCGCTTCGCCTGGTCGTAGTGCCGGGCCAGCTCGTCGCGCCAGTCGGTGATGCCCCGCCACTGCGGATCGGTGTAGAACGCGTCGAGCGGCTCGTAGAGGGTGTTGGCGTAGACAACGAGCCGCCGCCCACGCCCGCGCCGGAGAGCACCATGACCCCGCCGCCGGCCTTCCGGTCCGCCGAGCGGAGCAGCGTGATCCGCTGGAGGCCGTAGCAGCCCAGCTTGGGGCCCAGAGGAAGCGCCGCGGCCCGCCAGGAGGTCTGCGGGAACTCGTCGTCGGCGAAGCGCCGGCCGGCCTCCAGCACGCCGACGGTGTAGCCCTTCTCCGCGAGCCGCAGCGCGGTGACGCTGCCGCCGAATCCTGACCCGATGACGACCACGTCGTACCGCATGAAGGCATCATTACCGACCGGTAGCAGTCGCGCCAGCGGCAGTTTTCCGCGATCATGCAGGACGCGCGACCGACCCGGAGCGCGCCGGGCCGCAACCTGAAGTGCCCGTCGGAGCGTTGTCCAGATACGGGGAAGGGGGCACCGATGGCCCAGGGTGCACGAACGGCACGTCGACGCTGGCCGCTGGGGCTGGCGGCCCTGCTCACGGTGCTCCTGGTCGCCTCCGCGCGGTGGTGGTCGGCAAGTTGCTCTCCCGGTCCGCGCCCGCCCCCGGCCCGGTCGCCGGCTCGGCCACCCGGCGCCGGAGACGAGTGCCCCGGCCAGCCCCACCCCGCCGCCCGGCGCCGACATCACCGGGCCGCTGAACTTCCTCATCGTCGGGGTGGACACCCGGGTCACCGTGCCGGGCTGGGAGCCGCACGCCGACGCGGTGATGGTCATGCACGTGGAGCCGGGGCTGAAGCGGGCGTACCTCTTTTCCCTCCCCCGCGACTGGTGGTCGACATCCCGGCCTACCCGAAGTCCCGGTTACCGGGGCGGCCGGACCAAGCTCACCCATGCGATGAGCTACGGCAGCCGGGTGCCCGGCGACAAGGCCCACCCGAGCACCGCCCAGGGTTACGAGCTGCTGCGCATCACGGTCAGCCGGTACACCGGGCTGCGCATCGACGCCGGCGCGGTGCTCACCTTCTTCGGCTTCGACCGGCTGATCGACGCCCTGGGCGGGGTGGACCTCTACATCGACCAGCGGGTCGCCTCGATCCACCGGCGCCCCGACGGGCAGTACCGGCAGCACACCGCCGGCGGGTACGTCGGACCGCAGATGGTCTACGAGAAGGGCACCCGCCACCTCAACGGCTGGCAGGCGCGGGACTACGCCCGGCAGCGCTACATCGCCGGGGGTGACTACGCGCGGCAGCGTCACCAGCAGCAGCTGATCCGGGCGCTGGTCCGCAAGATCCTCGACCAGGGGCTGGCCCGGGACCCGGACCGGGTCCAGCAGGTGGTCCGCGCCCTCGGCAAGACCATGGTGTACGCCGGTGGCGGCACCCGGCTGATCGACTTCGCGTACGCCCTCGGCGGGATGCCCGCAAACGGTCTGGTCCTGGTCGGCCTCCCCGGCAGCGGGGTGGGCAAGGACGGCGCCTACCGCGGCGAACAACTCCGCCCGGTCGCCCGCCAGTTCTTCACCGAACTCCGCGCCGGCCGCGCCGAGGCGTTCCTCTCCAGCCACCCGACCCTGCGCGTCAAGACCTGACCGAGGTCAGCGGGGCTTCGGCTCGGCGGGGCGCTCGGCGCCGTAGAGCCAGGCGTCGAAGAGCGGACGCAGCGGCCGGCCGGCCACCCGTTCGGCGTACGCGACGAAGTCGGCGGTGGTGACGGTGCCGTCCCGGTGCTCGGCCGTCCAGCCGCGCATGATGCGGAAGAAGGTGTCGTCGCCGACCGCGCGGCGCAGCGCGTGCACGGCCAGTGCCCCGCGCTTGTAGACGGCGTCGCCGAACATCGCCGGCCGGCCCGGGTCCACCGACGGCTTGGTCCAGTCGGTCGCCGCGTACTCGGCGATGAAGGCCTCCGCCACGGGGCGTCCGCCGTCGTGCTCGTCCCAGAGCCATTCCGCGTACGTGGCGAAGCCCTCGTTGAGCCACAGGTCGCTCCACCGGGCCACCGAGACGCTGTCGCCGAACCACTGGTGGGCCAGCTCGTGCGCGACCACGGTGGTGTTCGGCCGACCGGCGCGGAAGAAGCCCGGCCCGTAGACCGGCCGGGACTGGGTTTCCAGCGCGTACCGGATGCGCTCGTCGGCGATCGCGATGCCCGCCGTACGCGGCG is a genomic window containing:
- a CDS encoding PspC domain-containing protein, encoding MTFTNAPQAPYKQLRRPATDRMVAGVASGLGRYLGVDPTLVRVVFALATLATGGLAALAYPIMWFLMPEEPAGAPAWPHPAGAAPHGWPTPPASPPQAAGPAAQPWPTAPAGPAAAPEAASTPEPTPRPQPQPPTAG
- the guaA gene encoding glutamine-hydrolyzing GMP synthase: MSTPRPVLVVDFGAQYAQLIARRVREAKVYSEIVPHSMPVAEMLAKKPAAIILSGGPSSVYAPGAPQIDAGMFAADVPVFGICYGFQAMAQALGGTVARTGNREYGGTPLRARAEAGVLLRELPDDLPVWMSHGDCVTEAPEGFTVTAESAGAPVAAFEDLAGRRAGVQFHPEVGHTAHGQEMLTRFLYDIAGIEPTWTPENIIEEQVARIREQVGDKEVICGLSGGVDSAVAAALVHKAVGDQLTCVFVDHGLLRAGEAEQVEKDYVAATGIKLKVVDAQDRFLGALAGVTDPEQKRKVIGREFIRVFEAAAREIASHGDVEFLVQGTLYPDVVESGGGTGTANIKSHHNVGGLPEDLKFALVEPLRTLFKDEVRKLGLELGLPEAMVWRHPFPGPGLAIRIIGAVDKERLDLLRKADLIAREELSAAGLDRGVWQFPVVLLADVRSVGVQGDERSYGHPVVLRPVSSEDAMTADWSRLPYEVIARISTRITNEVAEVNRVVLDVTSKPPGTIEWE
- a CDS encoding LCP family protein codes for the protein MHERHVDAGRWGWRPCSRCSWSPPRGGGRQVALPVRARPRPGRRLGHPAPETSAPASPTPPPGADITGPLNFLIVGVDTRVTVPGWEPHADAVMVMHVEPGLKRAYLFSLPRDWWSTSRPTRSPGYRGGRTKLTHAMSYGSRVPGDKAHPSTAQGYELLRITVSRYTGLRIDAGAVLTFFGFDRLIDALGGVDLYIDQRVASIHRRPDGQYRQHTAGGYVGPQMVYEKGTRHLNGWQARDYARQRYIAGGDYARQRHQQQLIRALVRKILDQGLARDPDRVQQVVRALGKTMVYAGGGTRLIDFAYALGGMPANGLVLVGLPGSGVGKDGAYRGEQLRPVARQFFTELRAGRAEAFLSSHPTLRVKT